AAGACCACCACCATTGAGATCATCGAGGGTCTGCTTGAGCCCACCTCCGGAGAAGTCGAAGTGCTGGGCCTGCGGTGGGGCGACGACGACGACGAAATCCGCCAGCGGATCGGCGCCTCGCTGCAAGAGACACGGCTGGCCGACAAGCTTTCGGTCCGCGAAACCCTGACGCTTTTTCGCAGTTTTTACCGACGAGGCATCGAACCCGACGAAGCGGTCCGCCAGGTCGGTCTGGAAGAGAAGGCCGGCGCCTGGGTGAGCAAGCTTTCCGGCGGGCAGAAGCAACGCCTGGCCGTGGCCTGCGCGCTGGTGGGCGATCCCGAACTGCTGTTTCTCGACGAGCCGACGACCGGCCTCGATCCGCAATCGCGCCGGCAACTCTGGGAGATCATTCGCGGCTTCGGACGCCAAGGCCGCACCGTGTTGATCACCACGCATTACATGGACGAAGCCGAGCGGCTCTGCGACCGCGTGGCCATCGTCGATCACGGCCAGGTGATCGCGCTCGGTCCGCCGGCCGAACTGATCGCCAGCCTGGGAGGCGAACACGTGATCGAGTTTACCGCCGACG
The sequence above is a segment of the Pirellulales bacterium genome. Coding sequences within it:
- a CDS encoding ABC transporter ATP-binding protein → MPLAIACRRLVKTYPSRPPVEAVRGLNLEVERGECFGLLGPNGAGKTTTIEIIEGLLEPTSGEVEVLGLRWGDDDDEIRQRIGASLQETRLADKLSVRETLTLFRSFYRRGIEPDEAVRQVGLEEKAGAWVSKLSGGQKQRLAVACALVGDPELLFLDEPTTGLDPQSRRQLWEIIRGFGRQGRTVLITTHYMDEAERLCDRVAIVDHGQVIALGPPAELIASLGGEHVIEFTADAGAAGPSGPGAIVDGHAANWLADLPGVTEARSEDGRVCLSVAEPHVTLPALLSQLDSQRLQLTGLTTRHASLEDVFVKVAGRHLDDEAAHD